CGTGCTGCTTCTCGAGGGCACGCGCCGCGTGGTCGGGCTTCCCCTTACGATCATCGCCTTCCTTTTCGCGGCATACATGTATTTCGGACAGTCTCTGCCCGGCATCATGAAGGGGCTTTCATTCTCCATGTCCGAAGTGGTCGAACAGGTCTATCTCACCGATGAGGGAATATTCTCCATGCCTCTCGGCGTCTCCGCGACTCTGGTCGCCGCCTTCCTCATCTTTGGCGGCTTTCTTGAAAAATGCGGCACCGGCCCCTATTTTATGGAGGTGGCGCAGGCCTTTACCGGCACGGCTCCCGGCGGCCCGGCCAACATCGCCGTCATGAGCTCCTGCCTCTTTGGCTCGATCTCCGGCTCCGCGGTCGCAAATGTCTACGGCACCGGCACCTTCACCATACCGCTTATGAAAAAGATCGGCTATCCCGCGCACTTTGCGGGGGCGGTCGAGGCGGTCGCGAGCTCCGGCGGCCAGATAATGCCGCCGGTCATGGGCGCGGGGGCCTTCCTTATGGCCTCCTTCCTCGGCGTTCCCTTCGTCGACATCATCATCGCGGCGATCACTCCGGCGATCATCTACTACGCGGCGGTCTTCCTCATGATCCGCCTCGAGGCGATGAAGCGCGGGCTCAGGGGGCTCTCTCCCGAGGAGCTGCCGGATAAGAGACAGGTGCTGAAAAAGGCCTACCTTTTCCTGCCGATCATCGGCCTTGTCTACTTCCTCTTCGTCGGGATGACGCCGATGCGCGCCGCGGCGATCGGAGTCGTCATCTCCTGGCTCGTTTCACTGCCGCAGCCCGATAAGCGCATGGGGCCGAAGGCGGTGATCGACGCCATTTACGGCGGCGTCAAGAATATCACCCTCGTCTGTGTCGCCTGCGCGACGGCGGGGATAGTCCTTGCCTCCGTATCCCTGACCGGCGTCGGCGTCAAGCTTGTCGGCCTTGTGCTGGCCTTTACGAGCGGCATTCCTCTTCTCGCGCTCTTCCTCGTCATGATAGTATCGCTCATCCTCGGCATGGGGCTTCCGACGACGGGCGCCTACATCCTCGCCTCGGCGCTCGGCGTTCCTATCCTCACAAAACTTGGCTTCCCGGCGATCTCGGCGCACATGTTTGTCTTCTACTACGCGATAATCTCGAACATCACGCCGCCTGTCGCCCTCGCGGCGTACGCGGCGGCTTCGATCGCGGGTTCCGAGCCTAACAAGACGGGCTTCACCGCATGCAAGCTCGGCTTCCTCGCCTTCGTGACCCCGTTTGCCTTCTGTTACGATCCGGGGATACTTTTGCAGGGCTCGATGGCGACGAACCTTTACGGCATCCTCGCCTGCGTCGTCGCCTGCTTCGGCTTTGGCTTCGCGATGATGGGATACCTGAACAGGAACCTCGTCCTCTGGGAGAGGCTGGTATTTGTCGTCTTCGCCGTCATGGGGCTCTCCCCGAGCCGCCTGATCACCACGGTCGGCGCCGTCGGCGTGATCGTGACCTGGATAATTTTATTGAAGATGGGAAAGAAAGAGGGCCAGACTCCGGCGGCGGCATAGACCCTTTCTCCTTTGAAAAGACAACGATAAAGACGGCGGGCCCGTGCGGCCCGCTATCTTCTTAGGAAAAACCAATAATCGCCGCTAAGTTCCTTTATTTCAAAGGGGCCGTGCCTTGAACAGAGGGAGAGCAGAGCGCGGTTTGAAAAATCGGCCGCGATCACGTCCTCGCTCCGCAGCAGCCCCTTATTGAAATGTGCCATCGCCGCCAGCACGGAGGCGCAGCGCCTCGCCCACGGCGCCACGCCGCAGCCGAGAACGTAGGTTATCCGCCGCCCCTCGTCAAGGAGGCCCGAGAGCGTGTGCTTGATCTCACGCAGAGGGGGCGTTTCGCCGGCGGCCTCCCCGTAGCTGAAAATCGCGCGGAAGAGCGCGCCGTTCTCGTCGCGCAGCCTGCGGTAATCGACCATGTACTCATAAGCGGCAAGCCTGCCGCCGGCGGTCGCCCCAAAAAGCCCCTTCTGCGCCGCGCAGTATGCGAGAGTCCTTTCAATACGGACGCGCATCAGCGATATCATCTCCGCGCGTGAATAACCTTGATATAGAAGGGCGTAATAAGAGTTGTCGGCCATACAGAGGGCCGCCAACGCCGCCGCTTCCGCCGCCTTCTCCGGCGCGAGCGCCTCCACGCCGGTCCTTTTTGCATCTTTCATCCTCGCCGGGCTCCTCTCTGTTGTTTTCAAAAATATTTTAAGTTATTGGACTATAAAAAGCGAGGCTTGCCAATTATCCGTAAAGCCTATAAAATGTCAGCTATGAAGAAGATGATCGTTCCGACTTCCGCCAATAAATCATGTTGTTGCTGTACGGTTTTTCATCCAAAAACCGTATGGCCGGCGCGGCTGTACGCATAGAGCCGCGGGCGAGTATCTTTCTACCTTATATAAATTATAGATATACCAAAGGGCCTGTCGCGAGACAGGCCCTTTTTTATCATCCGGGAGGGAATTTGAATGGGGATATGGAGAAACATACAAAGTGACTATACGGCTGCGAGGCGGAATGATCCGGCGATTCCCGCGGGATTCCGCGGTTTTCTTGAGGTGGTATTCTGTACGCCTGGTTTTCTCGCGATAACCGCGCACCGCGGCATCCACTACCTTCACACGCGCTGGCGCGTCCCCGTGCTGCCGCGCTTTATCTCGCTGATCGTGCGCTGGTGGACGGGGATAGAGATCCATCCCGCGGCACAGATAGGCGAAGGGTTTTTTATCGACCACGGCGCCGGCGTCGTTATCGGCGAGACGACGATCGTCGGCAAAAACGTCACCCTTTACCAGGGAGTCACCCTCGGCGGCACCGGCAACGAAAAGAGCCATAAACGCCATCCGACCCTCGGCGACAACGTCTTTGTCGGCAGCGGGGCAAAAATACTCGGGCCGATCGTCGTCGGCTCAAACTCACGCATCGGCGCCAACAGCGTCGTGCTGAAAAACGTCCCGGAGAACGCCACCGTCACCGGTATGCGGGCGCGTATCGTCAAGGTCGGCGGCAGGCCGGTCAGCAGCGCGGGGGCGGCGCTTTCGCCCGAAGAGCTGCTGGCGCGCATCATTCGCCTGGAAGAGGAGCTGTACTACCTCCAGCGTGAATTTAAACAGTGCCGCGGGGATGAGGTCGAAGAAGAGACGGAAATTTCGGATGAGCTGGAGATTGAGGTGTCCCACAAGTAAGGAGCGGTACTCCCGAAAAAACTGATAATCATCTCTGATATATCAAAATAAGTGCTCATTTTATGATAGTGTGATATTTCTGAAAGAGATATAGCGTGTTGTTAACGTTAAAATGATCCTCCCGCATGATAAGGCCTTCTTTATTGCGGCGAGGATCTTTTTCTTGCCGCGGGATTGTTTTTTGTAAGCAACGACCCATTGTTTAATCGGTGGTCGTTTCTGTGATCAAGATTTTAATAAATATAAAGGCAAGGGGGTTGTTCCAAAGTACACAGAACAAAACATAATTATTTTAGATTCAATAAAACTATAGAAATATCTGGTTGATGCAACATTGTTGATTTTTTGAGAAAAATATTCTAACGTTGACACAATTGCTCTTCTGATATATCTTGTATTCAATAAAACCGCCACATAATTTTACATAAATGTATATAGGTATAAGCACCGTATAGGCTTTTTCGGCCAAATTTGGCCGTATTTAATAAAAAGCAGAATTTGAAGGGAGAGGTACCAGTAATGAAGAAGTTTGCAATACTCATGACAGCAGTCATCGTATCCGCCATGATGGCGACGGCGGCAATGGCGGCGGAACAGATCACATTACGTTTTGCCGGTCAGCAGCCCACAGAGCATCTTTGCACAAAGATGATGCGCGATTTCGCGAAAGAGATCGAGCAGAAGACGAAGGGCCGCGTCAAAATCACAGTATTCCCCGCAAACCAGCTCGGCAGCTATGAGCTCGTCATGGAAGAGCTTATCCGCGGCACGGTAGACATGTCTGTGACATCGTTCGCCAGCGGCTTTGACCCCCGTTTCGACG
The window above is part of the Cloacibacillus evryensis DSM 19522 genome. Proteins encoded here:
- a CDS encoding TRAP transporter permease, producing the protein MRKLSGSSQKFMYVYFVVIGLFHLYTSVFGAYESYLQKNIHLGLVLPTAFFLFPMFKKAPMDRVPLYDWALGAISAIPSIYVILNYDEIVMRIQQVDPLTAAQFWCGILLFVLLLEGTRRVVGLPLTIIAFLFAAYMYFGQSLPGIMKGLSFSMSEVVEQVYLTDEGIFSMPLGVSATLVAAFLIFGGFLEKCGTGPYFMEVAQAFTGTAPGGPANIAVMSSCLFGSISGSAVANVYGTGTFTIPLMKKIGYPAHFAGAVEAVASSGGQIMPPVMGAGAFLMASFLGVPFVDIIIAAITPAIIYYAAVFLMIRLEAMKRGLRGLSPEELPDKRQVLKKAYLFLPIIGLVYFLFVGMTPMRAAAIGVVISWLVSLPQPDKRMGPKAVIDAIYGGVKNITLVCVACATAGIVLASVSLTGVGVKLVGLVLAFTSGIPLLALFLVMIVSLILGMGLPTTGAYILASALGVPILTKLGFPAISAHMFVFYYAIISNITPPVALAAYAAASIAGSEPNKTGFTACKLGFLAFVTPFAFCYDPGILLQGSMATNLYGILACVVACFGFGFAMMGYLNRNLVLWERLVFVVFAVMGLSPSRLITTVGAVGVIVTWIILLKMGKKEGQTPAAA
- the epsC gene encoding serine O-acetyltransferase EpsC, yielding MGIWRNIQSDYTAARRNDPAIPAGFRGFLEVVFCTPGFLAITAHRGIHYLHTRWRVPVLPRFISLIVRWWTGIEIHPAAQIGEGFFIDHGAGVVIGETTIVGKNVTLYQGVTLGGTGNEKSHKRHPTLGDNVFVGSGAKILGPIVVGSNSRIGANSVVLKNVPENATVTGMRARIVKVGGRPVSSAGAALSPEELLARIIRLEEELYYLQREFKQCRGDEVEEETEISDELEIEVSHK